A stretch of the bacterium SCSIO 12827 genome encodes the following:
- the ccoP gene encoding cytochrome-c oxidase, cbb3-type subunit III → MSDHRHVDEFTGVETTGHEWDGIRELDNPLPRWWQWVFWACVVWSVGYWVVYPAWPLVSSHTKGMIGYSSRAEVAQEIKTATAGMAGQLERIRKAPLEQIRTDTGLREFALAGGRSAFNVNCSQCHGSGAQGFKGFPNLNDDEWIWGGTIDAIFRTITHGIRNTEDENAHQSEMPAFGRDGILTKAQVSDVAEYVLSLSGQAADATAAARGKPLFTDNCAACHGDNGQGSTEFGAPALNNNIWLYGGDKQSIVETVTNSRRGVMPAWGRHLDEATVKQLAIYVHSLGGGK, encoded by the coding sequence ATGTCTGATCACCGTCATGTTGACGAATTTACCGGCGTCGAGACGACCGGCCACGAATGGGACGGCATCCGCGAACTGGACAATCCCCTGCCGCGCTGGTGGCAATGGGTGTTCTGGGCCTGCGTGGTGTGGTCGGTCGGCTATTGGGTGGTTTATCCCGCCTGGCCGCTGGTCTCCAGCCATACCAAGGGCATGATCGGGTATTCCTCGCGGGCCGAGGTCGCCCAGGAGATCAAGACGGCGACGGCGGGCATGGCCGGGCAGCTGGAGCGCATCCGCAAGGCGCCGCTCGAACAGATCCGCACCGACACGGGCCTGCGTGAATTCGCGCTGGCCGGCGGCCGGTCGGCGTTCAACGTCAACTGTTCGCAGTGCCATGGTTCGGGCGCCCAGGGGTTCAAGGGCTTTCCCAACCTGAACGACGACGAATGGATCTGGGGCGGCACCATCGACGCCATCTTCCGCACCATCACCCACGGCATCCGCAACACCGAGGACGAAAACGCCCATCAGTCGGAGATGCCGGCCTTCGGGCGCGACGGCATCCTGACCAAGGCACAGGTTTCCGACGTGGCCGAATACGTTCTGTCCCTGTCCGGGCAGGCGGCGGACGCCACCGCGGCCGCCCGCGGCAAACCCCTGTTCACCGACAACTGCGCCGCCTGTCACGGTGACAACGGCCAGGGCAGCACCGAATTCGGCGCCCCCGCGCTGAACAACAACATCTGGCTCTACGGCGGTGACAAGCAATCCATCGTCGAGACCGTCACCAACAGCCGCCGCGGCGTCATGCCGGCCTGGGGCCGCCACCTAGACGAAGCCACGGTCAAGCAACTGGCCATCTATGTCCACTCGCTGGGAGGCGGCAAGTAG
- a CDS encoding cbb3-type cytochrome c oxidase subunit 3: MQTTGTAFEQVAMFAQTWGLVYLAVLFAGVLIYALRPSAKKKFQDAAQIPFKED, from the coding sequence ATGCAAACCACCGGTACGGCCTTCGAACAGGTCGCCATGTTCGCCCAGACCTGGGGCCTCGTGTACCTCGCGGTCCTGTTCGCCGGGGTTCTGATCTATGCCCTGCGGCCCAGCGCCAAGAAGAAATTCCAGGACGCCGCCCAGATTCCGTTCAAGGAGGACTGA
- the ccoO gene encoding cytochrome-c oxidase, cbb3-type subunit II, whose product MFDHSKLEKNSILMLIGILIVVSIGGLVEIAPLFYLESTIEKVKGMRPYTPLELAGRNIYIREGCYNCHSQMVRPFRDEVERYGHYSLAAESMYDHPFQWGSKRTGPDLARVGAKYSDEWHMTHLIDPRALVPESVMPGYPFLATTALKYKDIKDHLTANKMVGVPYDDAMIAAAKADLEAQVNPDSDGVEALQQRYPGAQARNFDAQPGPATEMDALIAYLQVLGTMVDFKAYKAEDNYR is encoded by the coding sequence ATGTTCGATCATTCAAAGCTCGAAAAGAACTCGATCCTGATGCTGATCGGGATCCTGATCGTCGTGTCCATCGGCGGGCTGGTGGAAATCGCCCCCCTGTTCTACCTGGAAAGCACCATCGAGAAGGTCAAGGGCATGCGCCCCTACACCCCGCTGGAACTGGCCGGGCGCAACATCTACATCCGCGAAGGCTGCTATAACTGCCACAGCCAGATGGTTCGTCCGTTCCGCGACGAAGTGGAACGCTACGGCCATTATTCCCTGGCCGCGGAAAGCATGTACGACCACCCGTTCCAATGGGGCTCCAAACGCACGGGCCCGGATCTGGCGCGGGTCGGCGCCAAGTATTCCGACGAATGGCACATGACGCACCTGATCGACCCGCGCGCTCTGGTGCCGGAATCGGTGATGCCCGGATATCCGTTCCTGGCCACCACGGCGCTCAAGTACAAGGACATCAAAGACCACCTGACCGCCAACAAGATGGTCGGCGTGCCCTATGACGATGCCATGATCGCCGCCGCCAAGGCCGACCTGGAAGCCCAGGTCAACCCGGACAGTGACGGTGTCGAGGCCCTTCAACAGCGCTATCCCGGCGCCCAGGCCCGCAACTTCGACGCACAGCCGGGACCGGCCACGGAAATGGACGCCCTGATCGCCTATCTCCAGGTGCTTGGCACCATGGTCGACTTCAAGGCCTACAAGGCCGAAGACAACTACCGTTAG
- the ccoN gene encoding cytochrome-c oxidase, cbb3-type subunit I produces the protein MSFLIFLPLGLIGLLGLSLAAGADDTVMYGHGLLMAVFGFLGIFWVIARDGDMGGPAKAVPGGVNYNDGVIRAGVVASTFWGVVGFSVGLVIALQLAFPVLNFDLPWTNFGRLRPLHTSAVIFAFGGNVLMMTSFHVVQRTCQARLAGGWAPWFVFWGYQLFLLMAASGYILGVTQSKEYAEPEWYVDLWLTIVWVVYLLVFMGTLWRRKEPHIYVANWFYLAFIVTIAMLHIINNLAVPISLTSTKSYVLFAGVQDALTQWWYGHNAVGFFLTAGFLGIMYYYVPKQAERPVYSYRLSIVHFWSLIFLYIWAGPHHLHYTALPDWAQTLGMTFSIMLWMPSWGGMINGLMTLSGAWDKLRTDPVLRLLAISIAFYGMSTFEGPLMSIKAVNGLSHFTDWTIGHVHSGALGWVGMVSFGAIYFLAPRMFAADKLYSLRLVSAHFWLATVGIVLYASAMWVSGIMQGLMWRAYDSLGFLEYSFAETVEAMHPFYVIRSLGGLLYVIGGLVMAWNVYQTAQGRIRDERPYETTPAAPATAPAE, from the coding sequence ATGTCTTTCCTCATTTTCCTGCCCTTGGGCCTGATCGGCCTGCTGGGACTGTCCCTTGCCGCCGGTGCCGACGACACCGTCATGTACGGCCACGGCCTGCTGATGGCCGTGTTCGGGTTTCTCGGCATCTTCTGGGTCATCGCCCGCGACGGCGACATGGGTGGCCCGGCCAAGGCCGTCCCCGGCGGGGTCAACTACAACGACGGGGTGATCCGCGCCGGCGTCGTCGCCTCGACCTTCTGGGGCGTCGTCGGGTTCTCGGTCGGCCTCGTGATCGCGTTGCAGCTCGCCTTTCCGGTGCTCAACTTCGATCTGCCCTGGACCAATTTCGGCCGCCTGCGCCCGCTGCATACCTCGGCGGTGATCTTCGCCTTCGGCGGCAACGTCCTGATGATGACCTCGTTCCATGTCGTGCAGCGCACCTGCCAGGCCCGCCTCGCCGGCGGTTGGGCGCCGTGGTTCGTATTCTGGGGATATCAGCTGTTCCTGCTGATGGCCGCGTCGGGCTATATCCTGGGCGTCACCCAATCCAAGGAATACGCCGAACCGGAATGGTACGTCGATCTGTGGCTGACCATCGTCTGGGTCGTCTACCTGCTGGTCTTCATGGGCACCCTGTGGCGCCGCAAGGAACCGCACATCTACGTCGCCAACTGGTTCTATCTGGCGTTCATCGTGACCATCGCGATGCTGCACATCATCAACAACCTGGCGGTGCCGATCAGCCTGACGTCGACCAAAAGCTACGTGCTGTTCGCCGGCGTGCAAGATGCCCTGACCCAGTGGTGGTACGGCCATAACGCCGTCGGCTTCTTCCTGACCGCCGGCTTCCTCGGCATCATGTATTACTACGTGCCGAAACAGGCCGAACGGCCGGTTTATTCCTACCGCCTGTCGATCGTGCACTTCTGGTCACTGATCTTCCTCTATATCTGGGCCGGCCCGCACCACCTGCATTACACGGCCCTGCCCGACTGGGCACAGACGCTGGGCATGACCTTCTCGATCATGCTGTGGATGCCCAGCTGGGGCGGCATGATCAACGGCCTGATGACCTTGTCCGGTGCCTGGGACAAGCTGCGCACGGACCCGGTCCTGCGTCTGCTCGCGATCTCCATCGCGTTCTACGGCATGTCGACCTTCGAAGGCCCACTGATGTCGATCAAGGCCGTCAACGGCCTCAGCCACTTCACCGACTGGACCATCGGTCATGTGCACTCGGGGGCGCTCGGCTGGGTCGGCATGGTGTCGTTCGGCGCGATCTACTTCCTCGCACCGCGCATGTTCGCGGCGGACAAGCTCTATTCCCTGCGTCTCGTGTCCGCCCATTTCTGGCTCGCGACCGTGGGCATCGTGCTCTACGCCTCCGCCATGTGGGTCTCGGGGATCATGCAGGGGTTGATGTGGCGGGCTTACGACTCGCTCGGCTTCCTCGAATACTCCTTCGCGGAAACGGTCGAGGCCATGCATCCCTTCTACGTCATCCGGTCCCTGGGCGGACTGCTTTACGTCATCGGCGGGCTGGTCATGGCGTGGAACGTCTACCAGACCGCGCAGGGGCGCATCCGCGACGAACGCCCCTATGAAACCACGCCGGCCGCGCCCGCGACGGCGCCTGCTGAATAA
- a CDS encoding phasin family protein, whose product MATKKTTTTDPFAPVRETILEAVNTAKAQQEKIASAAQAETDKARTAATEGFEQAVTAYRENFEAAVAATKAAAGNLSKIEELTRSQATELAEDRVAVIFKAMSITDPSELMKLQADLIAAEQKKAQAMAKEAVALYQGVAKDLFAPIQTQMTKAFEAASKFKPV is encoded by the coding sequence ATGGCTACCAAGAAAACGACCACCACTGACCCCTTCGCCCCCGTCCGGGAAACCATCCTGGAAGCGGTGAACACCGCCAAAGCGCAGCAGGAAAAGATTGCTTCCGCCGCCCAGGCTGAAACCGACAAGGCCCGTACCGCGGCCACCGAAGGGTTCGAACAGGCCGTTACGGCCTACCGCGAGAATTTCGAAGCCGCCGTCGCCGCCACCAAGGCCGCGGCCGGCAACCTGAGCAAGATCGAAGAGCTGACCCGCTCCCAGGCGACCGAACTCGCCGAAGACCGCGTCGCCGTGATCTTCAAGGCGATGTCGATCACTGACCCGTCCGAGCTGATGAAGCTGCAGGCCGACCTGATCGCCGCCGAGCAGAAGAAAGCCCAGGCCATGGCCAAGGAAGCGGTCGCGCTTTACCAGGGCGTCGCCAAGGATCTGTTCGCGCCGATCCAGACGCAGATGACCAAGGCCTTCGAAGCGGCTTCCAAGTTCAAGCCTGTCTAA
- a CDS encoding hydroxyacid dehydrogenase — protein MTMKAVLWRPMYDPGGHDLLRAAGIELVVVDSPDADQVKAALGNANALWVRTPERVTAEIMDAAPGLIVISTSGFGTDNIDIPAATERGILVVNHLGFGRTPVAEHTVMLLLACLKQLTWGDRAARDGTAWSQRQGLQVYELEGRTVGIVGLGYIGSELAKKLRLAFNCRVLAYDPYVNARLALVTGAEMCPDLHAMLGQCDALAMAAELTDETRNMISTAELAALPEGAVVVNAARGQLIDLNALDGALKSGHIRAAGLDVVFPEPLPADHALLKNPKVIFTPHTAGVTQEASKALAISAAEQITTALKGEMPPFPLNPEVWDSPQSRRPS, from the coding sequence ATGACCATGAAAGCCGTGCTTTGGCGCCCGATGTACGATCCGGGCGGCCATGATCTTTTACGCGCCGCCGGGATTGAGCTGGTGGTCGTCGACAGCCCCGACGCCGATCAGGTGAAGGCCGCTCTCGGCAATGCCAATGCGCTCTGGGTGCGTACGCCCGAACGGGTGACCGCCGAGATCATGGACGCCGCACCCGGCCTGATCGTGATTTCGACCTCGGGCTTCGGCACCGACAACATCGACATTCCCGCCGCGACCGAGCGCGGCATTCTGGTGGTCAACCATCTGGGCTTCGGGCGCACGCCCGTGGCCGAACATACGGTGATGTTGCTGCTGGCCTGTCTCAAGCAACTGACCTGGGGCGACCGCGCGGCCCGCGACGGCACCGCCTGGTCGCAGCGCCAGGGCTTGCAGGTTTATGAGCTCGAGGGGCGCACGGTCGGCATCGTCGGCCTCGGCTATATCGGCTCGGAACTGGCGAAGAAGCTGCGCCTTGCCTTCAACTGCCGGGTGCTCGCCTACGATCCCTATGTCAACGCGCGGCTGGCCCTGGTCACCGGCGCGGAAATGTGCCCGGACCTGCACGCCATGCTCGGGCAATGCGATGCGCTTGCCATGGCGGCGGAATTGACGGACGAAACCCGCAACATGATCAGCACGGCCGAACTGGCGGCCCTGCCCGAAGGGGCGGTGGTGGTCAACGCGGCGCGGGGGCAATTGATCGATCTCAACGCCTTGGATGGGGCCCTCAAATCCGGGCATATCCGGGCGGCCGGGCTCGACGTCGTGTTCCCCGAACCGCTGCCCGCCGACCATGCGCTGCTCAAAAATCCCAAGGTCATCTTCACGCCGCACACGGCGGGGGTGACCCAGGAAGCCTCGAAGGCGCTGGCCATCTCGGCGGCGGAGCAGATCACCACGGCCCTCAAGGGCGAGATGCCGCCGTTCCCCCTGAATCCGGAGGTCTGGGACAGCCCGCAGTCGCGCCGACCGTCTTAA